In Spirochaetota bacterium, the genomic stretch AAGTATTTCGCAATACTGGCCAACCACGCAAAGAAAACACCATCCTTTTTGTTGGCAACACCGAAGACCACAAAAAGGGACTGCGTTATCTTTTTGATGCTATGACAATGCTACCTGAAAATGTTACACTCATCATTGTTGACGATGGACCACCAAAACGGCTCACTGCGTGGGGATGGATACAGGAACGCGGGCTTGAAAAAAGAGTGACATTTACCGGCAAGGTTGACCTTAGCACATTGGTGCATTTGTACAGTACCTCTACAATCCTGGTCATGGCGTCACTCTACGAGGGCTTTGGCCTTCCTGCAGCAGAAGCTATGGCGTGTAACACTCCAGTTGTTGTAACAAGTGCTGGGTCGCTTCCTGAAGTAGTTGGTGATTGTGGAATAATTGTTCCACCAAAAGATCCTGTTGCATTAAAGGAAGGCATACTAAAGCTTTTGAATAATAAATCATTACGTGAGGAATTAGGCAAAAAAGGAAGAAAGCGTGTTGAAGAAAATTTTGCATGGCCAGTGGCAGCAAAAAATACGCTTGCAGTGTACCATGATGTCATTGAGCAGTACAGGAGTAAATTATGAAAATATGTTTATTAAGTTACCGAGGAAATCCCTATTGCGGCGGGCAGGGAATTTATTTAATGTACGTTGCAAGAGAGCTGGCAAAGTTAGGTCACGAAGTACATGCTATTGTTGGCCCACCTTACCCTTTCCCCATTGAAGGGGTTACCTATCACTATATCAGCAATCATAATTATTTTAATGTAAAAGACTTTGTAAAACCCCACAAGCCATTTGCTACCTTACAGCCTTTGAATTTCTATGAATTTGTAGCATCAAAATTTGGCATCTTCCCCGAGATTGAATCTTTTTCAATACGTGCGTACTGCAAACTGCGCGAGCTATTACAAACGCATTCATTTGATATTATACACGACAATCAATGCTTAGGATATGGTTTTTTATTAATAAAACAATTTGGCATTCCTTTTGTATCAACTATCCATCATCCACTAACAATTGACCGCTCCACATGGTTTGAATACCCTTCAAGCTTTTTCCTTAAAACCAAACGCATACTGTATTATCCACTTGTGATGCAGAAATACGTAGCAAACAAAATGGACCTTATCATTACCGTATCACATGATTCGGCCAAAGAAATTTACAATGCCTTTGGCGTTCCTCTTGAAAAGCAGCGAGTAGTGTACAATGGTATGGATAGCTCTATCTTTTATCCCATAAAAACACAGAAAAGACCAAACAGCTTAATATTTGTGGGCAATGTAGAAGACCGTAAAAAAGGCGTTATCTATATGCTGAAAGCTTTGACCCTTACAAAACATAAAGTCCACTTAACCATTGTGGACGGTGGGGCACCAAACCGCAACTATGTGCCAAAATGGATTGATAAATTTGACCTCAATGATCGCATAACGTTTACAGGCAAAATACCACTGGACAAACTTGTGAAGCTGTATGCAGAAACACAAATTGCTCTGTGCCCTTCATTATATGAAGGGTTTGGCTTCCCTGCAGCTGAAGCCATGGCATGCGAGCTTCCCGTGATTGCCGCAACTGGTGGAGCACTCCCGGAAGTTGTTGGCCAGCACATGAAAACCGGTATACTGGTACCACCCCGCGATCCATACGCACTTGCCCAAGCTATAGATTATCTCATTGACCATCCCGAAGTGCGACTTCGAATCGGCAAAGCAGCCCGACAGCGTGTGCTCAAAACATTCACATGGGAAAACGCAGCCAAAGAGATGGTCAAGGTATATCAGGAGGCAATTGATGCTTACCGTGGACTTTGATCTTCTGGCCGTTAAGCATGGCACTATTGCACTTGATGCTGGCTGTGGAATGGGGCGACATTCCTTTGAATTTGCTGCACGTGGTGCAAAGGTCTTTTCCATGGACATGGACATGGACTGTGTGCGCCGCACACGCTTTACGCTTGTACATATGCGCGACAGTGGCCAGTCAAAACCTGGTGCCCGCTTCCAGGTGCTTGTTGGCGATGCCCTCAACCTTCCTTTCAGAAATAACACCTTTGACCGCATTATCTGTGCCGAGGTTATGGAGCACGTGAACGACGACAATCAGGCGTGCAAAGAGCTTGTGCGAGTACTCAAACCTGGCGGGCTTATTGCCATAACTGTCCCCACCTACATTTCCGAGCTACTCTATGACACATTAACCTATGAATATTTCACTTCGCCAGGGGGGCATATTCGCAAATACGTACCTCGTTCACTTGCACGCATTATGGAACAAAATGGCCTCAAAATTTATGCTATTGACTTTCGCCATTCATTTCATACCATATACTGGCTCATCCGCTGTGTGGTTGGTCTTCATCTTGAAAACCAGTTTTTTACAAAGCGCTATCGCAATTTCTTAACGCGCACACTCTTCTCACCGTTTATGCAAAAGGTTGAGCGCTTTTTTGACAACTTTTTCCCAAAAAGCATCATATTGTACGCACAAAAACCATTACAATAATATGGGCGATAGCTCATAGTAATAATCCACACTTGAAAGAGGAAAGGAATATGGCTCTGACCCCAACACCTGTACGAACATTGCAACATTATTTAGAAGAAGCTATCTTTGTGGGACAGGCTCACCGGCTTGGCGTGTTTAAAGAGCTCCACAAAAAGCCTGATACATCACAGGG encodes the following:
- a CDS encoding class I SAM-dependent methyltransferase, with the protein product MLTVDFDLLAVKHGTIALDAGCGMGRHSFEFAARGAKVFSMDMDMDCVRRTRFTLVHMRDSGQSKPGARFQVLVGDALNLPFRNNTFDRIICAEVMEHVNDDNQACKELVRVLKPGGLIAITVPTYISELLYDTLTYEYFTSPGGHIRKYVPRSLARIMEQNGLKIYAIDFRHSFHTIYWLIRCVVGLHLENQFFTKRYRNFLTRTLFSPFMQKVERFFDNFFPKSIILYAQKPLQ
- a CDS encoding glycosyltransferase family 4 protein produces the protein MKICLLSYRGNPYCGGQGIYLMYVARELAKLGHEVHAIVGPPYPFPIEGVTYHYISNHNYFNVKDFVKPHKPFATLQPLNFYEFVASKFGIFPEIESFSIRAYCKLRELLQTHSFDIIHDNQCLGYGFLLIKQFGIPFVSTIHHPLTIDRSTWFEYPSSFFLKTKRILYYPLVMQKYVANKMDLIITVSHDSAKEIYNAFGVPLEKQRVVYNGMDSSIFYPIKTQKRPNSLIFVGNVEDRKKGVIYMLKALTLTKHKVHLTIVDGGAPNRNYVPKWIDKFDLNDRITFTGKIPLDKLVKLYAETQIALCPSLYEGFGFPAAEAMACELPVIAATGGALPEVVGQHMKTGILVPPRDPYALAQAIDYLIDHPEVRLRIGKAARQRVLKTFTWENAAKEMVKVYQEAIDAYRGL